The Tursiops truncatus isolate mTurTru1 chromosome 11, mTurTru1.mat.Y, whole genome shotgun sequence genomic sequence TTGGGAGAGCCCTAAGGGCAGGGCAAGTGTCTTATTTATGCAACTGTGTAAGCCCCCCTACCCAATTGCTAGTAGGACCCTTGTACTGATAGACCAAGGGAGGAGAGGAATGGCCTCACCTGCCGCTTCCGGTAGAAGCCCCGATGGTCACAATTAGGCACGTAGAGGGTGTGAGCCCCGCGGTAGATCTCGGTCTGGAGTTGCTGCAGCACTGAGTCCAGATGTCTGCGGCAGGGGCCCTGGAGGAAGGGATAGCTCTGCTGCAGAGCCTGCTGGCCCCACCAGCCAGGCTCCCAGGATTGGGATGGAAGACTCGGCCAAGCCCAAGGGAGCAGTCTCAGATGGGAATCTCCAGGACTCTCCACCCCTCCCGTTCCCTGCAGCCCCAAACGCACCATCTCAGTGTCTTGGACGCCCCCAGGATTGGGCCGGGCGGGAGTGGTAGAGGTCCCCGCATTCCTCTGTTGGTCTCTGCGGTTCATGTCCTGCTGGCGAGTTGTCCCTCCTTGGGGCTTACTCTCCTTAGGATTCTCCCCTACAGCCACAATGGGGAATGGGGAAGAAGAGGCTGGAAATCAACCAGATGTCAAAGGCCAGAGCCGAGCGTAAACGAGCGGGGCTTTCAGAGTAGTGAGGGGGTTTACAGTTTTTGGCTCCACTGTTACcttctcctggcctcagtttctttctctgacaGATGGTAATATTACCTTTCATGATAATATCCCCAgactagtatttttttaaattatttatttatttattttggctgcaccaggtcttagtttcttcatgcgggatctttagttgcatcatgtgggcttcttagttgtggcatgtggactctcagttgtggcatgaatgcgggatctagttcccagaccagggatcgaagccaggCCCCCcgcgttgggagcatggagtcttgcccactggaccaccagggaagtcccctgcagaCTAAGGCTTTAAGGCTTATAAAGGAGAAGCACTTTGGAAAGCAAAAATCAATACGTTCATTGATCGAGGAGCCTGGGGCTTTGGGTGAAAAGACCGGGCTGTTCCACCAGAGGCCAGCAGGGGGTGCACCAAGCCAGGGAGATGGGGCAGAAGAGCAATGGCGGTGAGAGGGGGTCAGCAGGGACCCAAGTGGAATGTGTGTCCCCGCTGTGACCCTGCTGTGACTCAGCCCACCCCTCCCAGGGCTGAGACATGGTTACTTTGGGGGCACTGCAGTGGGGGCCTCTCCCTTCTGGTCCCCTGAGACTCAGCCCAGCTCAACCCCAGTGGTCCCAGGAGCATGTGTGATTCAGCCCTTAACCAGGAGGTAGAAGGCGGGCAGGCTGCAAAGGTGCAGGAATGAGCGGCTTCCAACCTGCAGGCAGCTCCTGGCTCTGGAGAAAGTTTCACACGTTGTACTGGGGGGTTTGGGGAAGGCTCAGGATGGGAAGGGAAAGTCAGGGTGTCAGGGCAAAGAAAAGACAGGGAGGGGAGCGGGCACTGTTTGGAATTTgccccagctgtaaaatgagaTATGATGAGCCCTGAAGTTGCTCCCATCTGCCTGCTACTCAAAAGCCAAGAACCATTTCCTCTGCAATCCTGAGTCCGATCCCTCTTCCTCCACACTCCTCAGACCTTGCCCCTCATTCCCCCTACTCAGCATCCTACCGCGACCATGCTGCCAGCTGCCTCCTCTGACCCAATCAGACCACCTCTTTCCAGGAAGACCCCTAGCAGCCTGGACTCAGGCATTTAGGACTGAAAGAAACTCCAAGTTGATTTCCCATCCTTCCCTGTGGAAAAAACTGGGAGCTCAGATGCCCCTGGGGTGGGGGCCGTTtgtatttcctcctcttcccatctCCCTGCTGCCCCCCATCTTTCAGGTTCTGACTCACTTCTGTCCCACCCACCCAATGACTCAGCCTTCTATTCTCCTCTCTGGattagggtggggtggggtggggtggctggAGGGTTCTGAGAAGCTTTAAATCATAACCCTGATTTGGCAGACTCCTTCTTTTCCCACCtctatcccccccccccccgctccggGTGGGGCGTGGGGAGGGCCAGCGCCAACCATCGGACCCTAGTCTAGTGTGAAACTGCTCTGGATCTGAGCCATCTTCTATTCTCCACCCCATGTTCGGGTGCTTTGGACACCCTGATATTAAGAGGAGATATTTCTCAGTGTGTGTAGGATTTGGGAGTCTGGagttctcttccctctttctccaaGTGGAAGCTGGTAACAATGCCTGGGTCCTTTCTCCAGCTTGGGGGTCTAGAGCTGAAGGAGCTGGGCCTCTGTGGCATACAGCACGTCCCTAAACCCTTCcattcctccctttcccctcaaGGGAAACCCCTTTTTGACGGGGCTAAAAAGGGTTGCGGGCTCAGACATCTCCCTGCTTCATCCCTAGGGCCCCCAGCCGTACCCCAGACTCCTAGAAGCTCCCCGCACTGGCCCCTTCAGCCCCTAAAATGTACCTCCCACCAGGGTTGGGGAGGAGGAAGCGTCAATCTCAGGACCCTCATAGCAGGGCTGCCCGTGCGCATCCCTCCCGGACCCTGCCGGCAGAGTTGCGGGCCTCAcgtgggcggggcaggggcggggcgcgGACTCACCCGAGGGCGCGCGCGCCCGGCCGCAGCGGCCCCGGCCCAGCAGCAGCGCCCGCAAAGGCGCCTCGTCTTTCTCCGGCGGCTGGCACTGCAGTCCTGGGGCGCAGTTTGGAGTGTAGACCCCACactgctgcccctccctcctgagACAGCCCCCAGCTTCCGCACAGCCCTCCGCCGGCGGccccccatcctcctcctccaCGCAGCCCCCTGGACAACCCGCCTGCACCCCCTGCCCGCAGCCTGGGCACCTTGCCAAGGCGCCTCCTGGGCGGGCAGCGAGCAGCAGAGTTAGCAGCAGTGGCGGCAACAGCCTGTGGGGGGTCATGGTCAAGATTTTTGCCCCGTCCACTCCTCCCAGAGCAGTCGTAGCGCAGCTGCTGCCCGTCGCCGCCCCTCTGCCTTAAGTAGCCGCCGGCAGGGGCCGGGCCCTTTAAGAGCCAGGTGAAGGGGGGGTGCGGTGGAGAAGGCAGGGGCATTCCCTAAACTGGGTGGGACTGGAGAGGCCCCCCCCCCCTCCACCTGGGTCCTCCCCACTCTTCTCTACCTCCTCCCTTCCCGGTTTCTGTTTACTTCCCAAATTACTCtgatttttcttgctttgttccCGGGAATCTCGCCCGGATTTTGGGAGCTGGACAGCTGGCTGGAGGCcctggagggtgggaaggggtggAAGCAGGAGGGGTAGAAGCGGCAGTAGGGGTGAAGGGGAAACCTGAAATCCAGTTCGGGTACATGTGTGGCGGATGAAGGAGACGGAGGGACTCCGATGGGGAGTGAGAAGATGGCGGACTTAAGTGGACGCAGAAGGGATGGTGTGGGGGTCATGAGAGGAATGCGGGcgaaaagagagaaaaggcggAGACGACGGAGAGTGGGGTCTTGGGAGAACTGACCGCTGATGGAAGAGAGTAAACCAGGGGCGAGGAGAGGAAGAGCAAAGCTGAGGCAGGAGCAAGAGAAGGTCTCCCTGAGATATGACAGGGGAAGGCGGGTACTGGGGGCCAGACTTGGGTAAGATAATagaaggggttgggggaagcaaggggtgaggtggggggaggcggAAGCACACCTTGAATGAACTGTCAGAAATCCTAGCATTGTGTTGGGGCCATGGGAGTCTGGAGGGATTGCAGGGGGCGGAGCGTGCCCGCAGAACTAGCTGAACA encodes the following:
- the IGFBP6 gene encoding insulin-like growth factor-binding protein 6 — translated: MTPHRLLPPLLLTLLLAARPGGALARCPGCGQGVQAGCPGGCVEEEDGGPPAEGCAEAGGCLRREGQQCGVYTPNCAPGLQCQPPEKDEAPLRALLLGRGRCGRARAPSGENPKESKPQGGTTRQQDMNRRDQQRNAGTSTTPARPNPGGVQDTEMGPCRRHLDSVLQQLQTEIYRGAHTLYVPNCDHRGFYRKRQCRSSQGQRRGPCWCVDRMGQPLPGSPDGDGSSPCPTGSSG